In the Brassica napus cultivar Da-Ae chromosome A7, Da-Ae, whole genome shotgun sequence genome, one interval contains:
- the LOC106421677 gene encoding UDP-rhamnose/UDP-galactose transporter 1 — protein MESEKKQSSSVSDVGAWGMNIVSSVGIIMANKQLMSSSGFGFSFATTLTGFHFALTALVGMVSNATGLSASKHIPLWELLWFSIVANVSIAAMNFSLMLNSVGFYQISKLSMIPVVCVMEWILHSKHYSREVKASVMVVVVGVGICTVTDVKVNAKGFICACTAVFSTSLQQISIGSLQKKYSVGSFELLSKTAPIQALSLLIFGPFVDYFLSGKFITTYQMTYGAIFCILLSCALAVFCNISQYLCIGRFSATSFQVLGHMKTVCVLTLGWLLFDSEMTFKNISGMVVAVVGMVIYSWAVDLEKQRNAKSTPHGKNSMTEDEIKLLKEGIEHIDLKDVELGETTKV, from the exons ATGGAGAGCGAGAAGAAGCAGTCGTCGTCAGTCTCCGACGTCGGAGCATGGGGGATGAACATCGTCAGCTCCGTGGGGATCATCATGGCTAATAAACAGCTCATGTCTTCCTCTGGCTTCGGATTCAGCTTCG CGACAACACTAACGGGATTCCACTTCGCGCTCACGGCGCTCGTTGGCATGGTGTCGAACGCGACGGGGCTCTCTGCGTCGAAGCACATTCCTCTTTGGGAGCTTCTTTGGTTCTCTATTGTAGCTAACGTCTCCATCGCTGCTATGAACTTCAGCCTCATGCTCAACTCTGTTGGCTTCTACCAg ATATCGAAGCTGAGTATGATTCCGGTTGTATGCGTGATGGAATGGATACTACATAGCAAGCATTACTCTAGAGAAGTGAAGGCGTCTGTTATGGTTGTGGTTGTTGGTGTTGGCATCTGTACTGTCACTGATGTCAAGGTTAATGCCAAAGGTTTCATTTGCGCTTGTACTGCCGTCTTCTCCACTTCCCTGCAGCAGATT TCCATAGGCTCTCTGCAGAAGAAATACTCGGTAGGGTCTTTTGAGTTGCTGAGCAAAACAGCTCCTATCCAAGCACTTTCACTCCTCATCTTTGGCCCCTTTGTTGACTATTTCTTGAGCGGCAAGTTCATCACTACTTACCAGATGACTTATGGTGCCATT TTCTGTATTCTTCTTTCCTGCGCTTTAGCCGTTTTCTGTAACATAAGCCAATACCTCTGCATAGGAAGATTCTCTGCAACGTCATTTCAAGTTCTAGGCCACATGAAAACAGTCTGCGTCCTTACGCTTGGATGGCTTCTCTTTGATTCGGAGATGACGTTCAAGAACATCTCCGGTATGGTCGTAGCTGTTGTCGGGATGGTGATCTATAGCTGGGCGGTTgatctagagaaacagagaaacGCAAAGTCGACTCCTCATGGGAAAAACAGTATGACAGAAGATGAGATTAAGCTACTCAAGGAAGGAATAGAGCATATCGATTTGAAAGATGTTGAGCTCGGTGAGACCACTAaagtatag